Proteins from a genomic interval of Verrucomicrobium sp.:
- the dhaL gene encoding dihydroxyacetone kinase subunit DhaL, producing the protein MSDTLTAEQVVQWLGRAAAAMEQNKERLTALDSAIGDGDHGANMARGFHAVEGKLPGLAGKDIGTLFKTVAMTLISTVGGASGPLYGSFFLQAAGPAKDKAALTQAELAASFEAGLKGITNLGKAVLQDKTMVDALQPAIEALKAPAPLAQAVKAAVEAAQKGAEATIPLVARKGRASYLGERSAGHADPGASSSVLLLQALAETVAGA; encoded by the coding sequence ATGAGCGACACCCTCACCGCAGAACAGGTCGTCCAGTGGCTGGGCCGCGCCGCGGCCGCCATGGAGCAGAACAAGGAGCGGCTGACCGCGCTCGACTCGGCCATCGGCGACGGCGACCACGGGGCCAACATGGCCCGTGGTTTCCACGCCGTGGAAGGGAAGCTGCCCGGCTTGGCCGGCAAGGACATCGGCACCCTCTTCAAGACGGTTGCCATGACCCTGATCTCCACCGTCGGGGGGGCCAGCGGCCCCCTCTACGGCAGCTTCTTCCTCCAGGCCGCCGGACCGGCCAAGGACAAGGCCGCTCTGACCCAGGCCGAGCTGGCCGCCTCCTTCGAGGCGGGCCTCAAGGGCATCACCAACCTCGGCAAGGCCGTCCTCCAGGACAAGACGATGGTCGACGCCCTGCAGCCCGCCATCGAGGCCCTCAAGGCTCCCGCGCCCCTGGCGCAGGCCGTGAAGGCCGCCGTCGAGGCGGCGCAGAAGGGCGCGGAGGCCACCATCCCGCTCGTCGCCCGCAAGGGCCGCGCCAGCTACTTGGGCGAGCGCAGCGCGGGCCACGCCGACCCGGGCGCCTCCTCCTCCGTCCTGCTGCTTCAGGCCTTGGCGGAAACCGTCGCGGGCGCGTAA
- the dhaK gene encoding dihydroxyacetone kinase subunit DhaK — translation MKKLINSPENVVVEALRGMEKAHADILKVNYEPAYIARAGGPAKKVAIVSGGGAGHEPLHGGFVGKGMLDAACPGAVFTSPTPDQMEAATKAVNGGKGVLHIVKNYTGDVMNFQMAADLARAEGIEVESVVVDDDVAVENSTWTAGRRGVGGTVLMEKIAGAAAEAGASLAEVTAIAKKVNAQVRSMGMALTSCTVPHAGKPTFDLPEDEMEIGVGIHGEPGRKRVKLAPADEVVDMLMKPILSDLPFKSGDEVLLFVNGLGGTPLIEQYIVYRKAAEIAAAAGLKVTRHLVGPYITSLEMAGVSITLLKLDAELTKLWDAPVHTAGLRWGV, via the coding sequence ATGAAAAAGCTGATCAACTCGCCTGAAAACGTGGTCGTCGAAGCCCTCCGGGGCATGGAAAAGGCCCACGCGGACATCCTTAAAGTCAATTACGAGCCCGCCTACATCGCGCGTGCGGGCGGTCCGGCCAAGAAGGTGGCCATCGTCTCCGGCGGCGGCGCCGGCCACGAGCCCCTGCACGGCGGCTTCGTCGGCAAGGGCATGCTCGACGCCGCGTGTCCCGGCGCCGTCTTCACCAGCCCCACGCCGGACCAGATGGAGGCCGCGACCAAGGCCGTCAACGGCGGCAAGGGCGTCCTGCACATCGTCAAGAACTACACCGGCGACGTGATGAACTTCCAGATGGCCGCCGACCTGGCCCGCGCCGAAGGCATCGAGGTGGAGAGCGTCGTCGTCGACGACGACGTGGCGGTCGAGAACAGCACCTGGACGGCCGGGCGCCGCGGCGTCGGCGGCACCGTCCTCATGGAAAAGATCGCGGGCGCGGCGGCGGAAGCCGGCGCCTCCCTGGCGGAAGTCACCGCCATCGCCAAGAAGGTCAACGCCCAGGTCCGCAGCATGGGCATGGCCCTCACCTCCTGCACCGTGCCTCACGCGGGTAAGCCCACCTTCGACCTCCCGGAGGACGAGATGGAGATCGGCGTCGGCATCCACGGCGAGCCGGGCCGCAAGCGCGTGAAGCTGGCCCCCGCGGACGAGGTCGTCGACATGCTCATGAAGCCGATCCTCTCCGACCTGCCCTTCAAGTCGGGCGACGAGGTCCTCCTCTTCGTCAACGGCCTGGGCGGCACGCCGCTCATCGAGCAATACATCGTCTATCGGAAGGCCGCGGAGATCGCCGCCGCCGCCGGCCTGAAGGTGACGCGCCACCTCGTCGGCCCCTACATCACCAGCCTGGAAATGGCGGGCGTTTCCATCACCCTCCTCAAGCTGGACGCGGAACTCACCAAGCTGTGGGACGCTCCCGTCCACACTGCGGGCCTGCGCTGGGGCGTCTAA
- a CDS encoding aquaporin family protein translates to MSPFLGEFMGTLVLVLLGDGVVANVLLNRSKGQNSGWIVITTGWAFAVMVGVFTATAFGSADAHLNPAVTFGLAVLSGDFSKLSTYVPAQFLGAFVGAILVFLHNYPHWRVTEDAGLKLGVFSTGPAIRSTFWNLVSEAIGTAVLVLGVVAIFSKAVSATGLAVGLGPFLVGALVWGIGLSLGGTTGYAINPARDLGPRIAHALLPIPGKGSSDWGYALVPVVGPLVGAGLAAYILRFVNVV, encoded by the coding sequence ATGTCGCCTTTTCTAGGTGAATTCATGGGAACCCTCGTCTTGGTTCTCCTCGGTGACGGCGTGGTCGCCAACGTGCTGCTGAACCGGTCGAAGGGCCAGAACTCCGGGTGGATCGTGATCACCACCGGCTGGGCCTTCGCGGTCATGGTCGGCGTGTTCACCGCCACCGCCTTCGGCAGTGCGGACGCCCACCTGAACCCGGCCGTTACCTTCGGCCTGGCCGTCCTCTCCGGGGACTTCAGCAAGTTGTCCACCTACGTTCCCGCCCAGTTCCTGGGCGCGTTCGTCGGGGCGATCCTGGTGTTCCTTCACAACTATCCGCATTGGCGCGTGACGGAAGACGCCGGCCTCAAGCTGGGCGTCTTCTCCACCGGGCCGGCCATCCGTTCCACCTTCTGGAACCTGGTCAGCGAAGCAATCGGCACCGCCGTCCTCGTTTTGGGCGTCGTGGCGATCTTCTCCAAGGCGGTTTCCGCCACCGGCTTGGCCGTTGGCCTCGGGCCCTTCCTGGTGGGCGCTTTGGTGTGGGGCATCGGCCTCTCGCTGGGCGGCACCACCGGTTACGCCATCAACCCCGCGCGTGACCTTGGGCCCCGCATCGCCCACGCCCTTCTGCCGATTCCCGGCAAGGGCAGCTCGGATTGGGGCTATGCCCTGGTCCCGGTCGTCGGGCCGCTCGTCGGCGCCGGCCTGGCCGCGTATATCCTGAGGTTCGTTAACGTCGTCTAA
- a CDS encoding carbohydrate porin: MKHHPPHGSFPKKALWARLGSAALALLALNAAPLVAGTTTTTDSTDAKELAVAGTGDDIWHRKYLTGDWGGERTKLEDQGVTFGMNNIGDFLGNVTGGGSAGGQHATYFGRQRGSVDIDLKKLADFDGEFFVTGIYQYGRNLSGNYLNVNTLTSSIAGTESLRLDQAWYQQGLFESRVKIKVGQLAAVNDFGSTGFFDILMNDELGYAPNALFPTGQSFSPNGRPGAELSLDLRDITPGLYAKAGVFTPSNGYRDPDDDGVHYSNYFNYGETYAFEVGYQEQKTDYAGLYKIGGNYGRRNTDYTGYTATGTQTFNNDYNIYAEATKSVYHPRLSNGKLDTTKGLDLFVYNIGAPGDRNAYEYEFMTGGRYTGPFSSRPIDKIGFGFIYNRSGGNQDYNTAVNPTGAPLGGETVVELDYQYAVTPWFKIQPDFQAIFNPRGDSARSDILILGVRTIVDF; encoded by the coding sequence ATGAAACACCACCCCCCGCATGGCTCCTTCCCCAAGAAGGCGCTCTGGGCCCGTCTCGGCTCCGCCGCGCTGGCCCTCCTCGCCCTGAACGCCGCGCCGCTCGTGGCCGGCACGACGACCACCACCGACTCGACCGACGCCAAGGAACTGGCCGTCGCGGGCACCGGTGACGACATCTGGCACCGCAAGTACCTGACCGGCGACTGGGGCGGCGAGCGCACCAAGCTGGAAGACCAGGGCGTCACCTTCGGCATGAACAACATCGGCGACTTCCTGGGGAACGTCACCGGCGGCGGCAGCGCGGGCGGTCAGCACGCCACCTACTTCGGGCGTCAGCGCGGGTCGGTCGACATCGACCTGAAGAAGCTGGCCGACTTCGACGGCGAGTTCTTCGTCACCGGCATCTACCAGTACGGACGGAACCTCTCCGGCAACTACCTGAACGTCAACACGCTCACCAGCTCCATCGCGGGTACGGAGTCCCTCCGCCTCGACCAGGCCTGGTACCAGCAGGGGCTCTTCGAAAGCCGCGTGAAGATCAAGGTCGGTCAGCTGGCCGCGGTCAACGACTTCGGTTCCACCGGCTTCTTCGACATCCTGATGAACGACGAATTGGGCTACGCCCCGAACGCGCTGTTCCCCACCGGCCAGTCCTTCAGCCCGAACGGCCGCCCCGGCGCCGAGCTGAGCCTGGACCTGCGCGACATCACCCCGGGCCTCTATGCCAAGGCGGGCGTCTTCACGCCCTCCAACGGCTACCGCGATCCGGATGACGACGGCGTGCACTACAGCAACTACTTCAACTACGGCGAGACTTACGCCTTTGAGGTGGGCTACCAGGAGCAGAAGACCGACTACGCCGGCCTCTACAAGATCGGCGGCAACTACGGCCGTCGGAACACCGACTACACCGGCTATACCGCCACCGGCACGCAGACCTTCAACAACGACTACAACATCTACGCGGAAGCGACCAAGAGCGTCTACCACCCGCGGCTGTCCAACGGCAAGCTGGACACCACCAAGGGCCTCGACCTCTTCGTCTACAACATCGGCGCTCCCGGGGACCGCAATGCTTACGAGTATGAGTTCATGACGGGCGGCCGTTACACCGGTCCGTTCTCCAGCCGCCCGATCGACAAAATCGGCTTCGGCTTCATCTACAACCGCTCCGGCGGCAACCAGGACTACAACACCGCCGTCAACCCGACCGGTGCCCCCCTGGGTGGTGAAACCGTCGTCGAACTCGACTACCAGTACGCCGTCACCCCCTGGTTCAAGATCCAGCCTGACTTCCAGGCCATCTTCAACCCCCGTGGCGACTCGGCCCGCTCGGACATCCTGATCCTGGGCGTCCGCACGATCGTCGACTTCTAA
- a CDS encoding glycerol-3-phosphate dehydrogenase/oxidase produces the protein MSDPRPDLFRRLEDPSPWDVLIIGGGATGLGSAVEAASRGYRTLLVEQVDFAKATSSRATKLAHGGVRYLQQGNIALVYSALRERGLMIRNAPHLVRPLSFIIPAYRWWEKAFYGFGLEIYELMAAAGRLSLGHSHVLSRAETIRRLPTVKQKDLRGGVSYHDGQFDDTRLAVALLRTFEDQGGTALNYTTATGFVKSGGKISGVRLRDEETGREYEVKARAVLNATGIFTDQVRRLDDAGVSEMLSVSQGTHIVLDRSFLPSRDALMIPKTEDGRVLFGVPWHGRVVVGTTDLGVPKPVLEPRAQEGEVEFLLHHASKYLDRPVGRGDVLSIFSGLRPLVKAGEGQSTKQLSRDHTIVTSGAGLVTITGGKWTTYRHMGEDAVNHLEEAAGFAARKSVTAGLHLHGWMEPAPGAAPDIEHVYGSDAPAIAALAHTEPGLEGLLHARLPYRRAEVVWAARHEHARTVEDILARRTRALLLDARASGEAAPEVARLLAAELGRDEAWQKNQVEAYQKLVQGYVLH, from the coding sequence ATGAGCGACCCCCGCCCCGATCTGTTTCGCCGCCTGGAAGACCCGTCCCCCTGGGACGTCCTCATCATTGGCGGCGGAGCGACAGGGCTGGGGTCCGCCGTGGAGGCGGCTTCGCGCGGGTACCGGACCCTGCTCGTCGAGCAGGTCGACTTCGCCAAGGCGACCTCCAGCCGCGCCACCAAGCTGGCCCACGGCGGCGTCCGCTACCTGCAGCAGGGAAACATCGCCCTGGTCTACAGCGCGCTGCGCGAGCGCGGGCTGATGATCCGCAACGCGCCGCACCTGGTGCGGCCCCTCAGCTTCATCATCCCCGCCTACCGTTGGTGGGAAAAGGCCTTCTACGGCTTCGGCCTGGAGATCTACGAGCTGATGGCCGCCGCGGGCCGCCTCAGCCTGGGCCACTCCCACGTTCTGAGCCGCGCGGAGACCATCCGCCGCCTGCCCACGGTCAAGCAGAAGGACCTGCGCGGCGGCGTCTCCTACCACGACGGGCAGTTCGACGACACGCGCCTGGCCGTCGCCCTCCTGCGCACCTTCGAGGACCAGGGCGGCACCGCCCTCAACTACACGACGGCCACCGGCTTCGTGAAGAGCGGCGGCAAGATCTCCGGCGTGCGCCTGCGGGACGAGGAAACGGGCCGCGAATACGAGGTGAAGGCCCGCGCCGTCCTCAACGCCACCGGCATCTTCACCGACCAGGTCCGCCGCTTGGACGACGCCGGCGTTTCCGAGATGCTCTCCGTCAGCCAGGGCACCCACATTGTCCTGGACCGCTCCTTCCTGCCCTCGCGGGACGCCCTCATGATTCCCAAGACGGAAGACGGGCGCGTCCTCTTCGGCGTGCCGTGGCACGGCCGCGTCGTCGTCGGCACCACCGATTTGGGCGTGCCCAAGCCCGTCCTGGAGCCGCGCGCCCAGGAGGGAGAGGTCGAGTTCCTCCTCCATCACGCCTCCAAATACCTGGACCGCCCCGTCGGCCGCGGCGACGTCCTTTCCATTTTCTCCGGCCTGCGCCCGTTGGTGAAAGCGGGGGAGGGGCAGAGCACCAAGCAGCTTTCCCGCGACCACACCATCGTCACCAGCGGCGCGGGCCTGGTCACCATCACCGGCGGCAAGTGGACCACCTACCGCCACATGGGCGAGGATGCCGTCAACCACCTGGAAGAAGCCGCCGGGTTCGCCGCGCGGAAGTCGGTCACCGCCGGCCTTCACCTGCACGGGTGGATGGAGCCCGCCCCCGGCGCCGCGCCGGACATCGAGCACGTCTACGGCAGCGACGCCCCCGCCATCGCCGCCCTGGCCCACACGGAGCCGGGGCTGGAAGGGCTCCTGCACGCCCGCCTGCCCTACCGCCGCGCGGAAGTCGTCTGGGCCGCCCGCCACGAGCACGCCCGCACGGTGGAAGACATCCTGGCCCGGCGTACGCGCGCCCTGCTGCTCGACGCGCGCGCTTCCGGAGAGGCCGCGCCCGAGGTGGCGCGCCTCTTGGCGGCCGAATTGGGCCGTGACGAGGCCTGGCAAAAAAACCAGGTCGAGGCGTATCAAAAGCTTGTCCAGGGCTACGTCCTCCACTAA